The following are encoded in a window of Streptomyces showdoensis genomic DNA:
- a CDS encoding SAM-dependent methyltransferase: MYRATSDDSAPASIDPTKPSIARVYDAFLNGTDNYESDRQVVRGVLKAAPEARDLAVENRNFLIRACRFLARQTGVTQYLDCGSGLPTAENVHQVVQRIDPGSRVVYVDNDPTVPAHARALLEGNENAVFVAEDIFEPERLLADDTVRSTLDWSEPIALLQLGTLHHYNGEATRTRKDIMRAYVDALPSGSYVVISHFLDPQDEYSATARKMEELFLHSMMGSGTFSTRAELQELFDGLDMLPPGLVRCADWWPDGPHLRELNAAQRSIAGGIGRKP; this comes from the coding sequence GTGTACCGTGCGACGTCCGACGACTCCGCTCCCGCGTCCATCGATCCGACGAAGCCGAGCATCGCCAGGGTGTACGACGCGTTCCTCAACGGGACGGACAACTACGAGTCGGACCGTCAAGTGGTGCGAGGCGTCCTGAAGGCCGCTCCGGAAGCGCGTGACCTGGCCGTGGAGAACCGGAACTTCCTGATCCGGGCCTGCCGGTTCCTGGCCCGGCAGACCGGCGTGACACAGTACCTGGACTGCGGGTCCGGCCTGCCGACAGCGGAGAACGTGCACCAGGTCGTGCAGCGGATCGATCCCGGGTCACGCGTGGTCTACGTGGACAACGACCCGACGGTGCCGGCCCACGCGCGGGCGCTGCTGGAAGGGAACGAGAACGCGGTCTTCGTCGCCGAGGACATCTTCGAGCCGGAGCGACTCCTGGCCGACGACACCGTGCGGTCCACGCTCGACTGGAGCGAGCCGATCGCGCTGCTGCAGCTGGGCACGCTGCACCACTACAACGGCGAGGCGACCCGTACGCGCAAGGACATCATGCGCGCCTACGTCGACGCGCTGCCCTCCGGCTCGTACGTGGTGATCAGTCACTTCCTGGATCCGCAGGACGAGTACAGCGCGACCGCCCGCAAGATGGAGGAGCTGTTCCTGCACAGCATGATGGGCAGTGGCACCTTCTCCACCCGGGCCGAGCTCCAGGAACTCTTCGACGGCCTCGACATGCTCCCTCCGGGTCTGGTCCGCTGCGCCGACTGGTGGCCGGACGGGCCGCACCTCAGGGAGCTGAACGCGGCCCAGCGCAGCATCGCCGGCGGCATCGGGCGCAAGCCGTAG
- a CDS encoding GlsB/YeaQ/YmgE family stress response membrane protein, producing the protein MGIIAWILIGLIAGAIAKALTPGRDPGGCLVTMLIGIVGGLLGGWLGKVIFGVHSINGFFHLSTWIAAIVGSVIVLLLYRLFTGRSSH; encoded by the coding sequence GTGGGCATCATCGCCTGGATTCTCATCGGCCTGATCGCGGGCGCCATCGCCAAGGCACTCACGCCCGGCAGGGACCCGGGCGGCTGCCTCGTCACGATGCTCATCGGCATCGTCGGCGGTCTGCTCGGCGGCTGGCTCGGCAAGGTGATCTTCGGCGTCCACTCGATCAACGGCTTCTTCCACCTGTCCACATGGATCGCCGCGATCGTCGGCTCGGTGATCGTGCTCCTGCTGTACCGCCTCTTCACCGGCCGGAGTTCGCACTGA
- a CDS encoding STAS domain-containing protein — translation MTGEDRTGQVACTRTDDGHSFYRGPGDADVFRQPTGPDGTARVRASGEFDMESVSGLVQALADARDEGATRVMLDLSGVTFGDSTFLNVLIRTHRSGELVLVGDSPRHLRKLFELTGTEHLFRHVRTS, via the coding sequence ATGACTGGCGAGGACCGCACCGGCCAGGTCGCCTGCACGCGCACGGACGACGGCCACTCCTTCTACCGAGGTCCCGGCGACGCCGACGTGTTCCGGCAGCCGACAGGCCCGGACGGCACCGCCCGGGTGCGGGCCAGCGGAGAGTTCGACATGGAGTCCGTGTCGGGCCTGGTGCAAGCCCTGGCGGACGCCCGCGACGAGGGCGCGACCCGGGTCATGCTCGACCTGAGCGGGGTCACCTTCGGCGACTCGACCTTTCTCAACGTGCTCATCCGGACCCATCGCAGCGGGGAGCTCGTCCTGGTCGGCGACTCCCCCCGCCATCTGCGGAAGCTCTTCGAACTCACCGGCACCGAGCACCTCTTCCGGCACGTCCGGACATCGTGA
- a CDS encoding helix-turn-helix transcriptional regulator, with amino-acid sequence MEPVEPRTSWTFVTQHARILAMILRDPEIRVRDLATECRLTERATQAIVTDLETAGYLTRERHGRRNHYEVTPGTLFRHPAEGRHEIAQLLRLLVDLDRVAETDPRPAGDDGDRHERPPPG; translated from the coding sequence ATGGAGCCGGTGGAGCCACGCACCAGCTGGACGTTCGTCACTCAGCACGCCCGGATCCTCGCCATGATCCTGCGCGATCCGGAGATCCGGGTGCGGGACCTCGCCACGGAGTGCCGGCTCACCGAGCGCGCCACCCAGGCCATCGTCACGGATCTGGAGACCGCCGGTTACCTCACCCGGGAGCGTCACGGCCGCCGGAACCACTACGAGGTGACGCCGGGGACACTGTTCCGCCATCCGGCTGAGGGCCGTCACGAGATCGCTCAGCTGCTGCGCCTGCTGGTCGACCTCGACCGGGTGGCCGAAACGGATCCCCGCCCCGCCGGGGACGACGGTGACCGGCATGAACGCCCACCACCCGGCTGA
- a CDS encoding fasciclin domain-containing protein, whose product MISTKTRRTAVAVAAAVLLPFSLAACSGSDAGDTAAPPSAAGNEAQTGATPTKDPITGDQPFGPACAGVPKDGAGSFEGMAKDPVATAASNNPALSTLVAAVKQAGLVDTLNNAQDITVFAPTNEAFAKIPKADLDKVLADKATLTKILTYHVVGQKLTPKQLENGSFETLQKGMITTKGSGEDYTVNDTAKVVCGNVKTSNANVYIIDTVLMPK is encoded by the coding sequence ATGATCAGCACCAAGACCCGCCGTACCGCCGTCGCCGTCGCCGCGGCGGTCCTGTTGCCCTTCTCCCTGGCCGCCTGTTCCGGCTCCGACGCGGGCGACACGGCCGCACCGCCGAGCGCGGCGGGCAACGAGGCGCAGACCGGCGCGACGCCCACCAAGGACCCGATCACGGGCGACCAGCCCTTCGGCCCCGCCTGCGCCGGCGTCCCGAAGGACGGCGCGGGCTCCTTCGAGGGCATGGCCAAGGACCCCGTGGCCACCGCCGCGTCGAACAACCCGGCCCTGTCGACGCTGGTGGCGGCGGTCAAGCAGGCGGGCCTGGTCGACACCCTCAACAACGCCCAGGACATCACCGTCTTCGCGCCGACGAACGAGGCCTTCGCCAAGATCCCCAAGGCCGACCTCGACAAGGTCCTGGCCGACAAGGCCACCCTCACCAAGATCCTCACCTATCACGTCGTGGGCCAGAAGCTCACCCCGAAGCAGCTCGAGAACGGCTCCTTCGAGACCCTCCAGAAGGGCATGATCACAACGAAGGGCTCCGGCGAGGACTACACCGTCAACGACACCGCGAAGGTGGTCTGCGGCAACGTGAAGACCTCCAACGCCAACGTCTACATCATCGACACCGTCCTGATGCCGAAGTAA
- a CDS encoding cryptochrome/photolyase family protein, with translation MTDAHWLFGDQLGPSFLEPGDRGPARDAPVVLIEARSVFRRRRFHRAKAHLVLSAMRHRAAELGDRVTYVRADTYAEGLRKAVGDGRVTVHHPTSRAALRLVRSLGNVTVLPPRGFLVSPEQFAAWADGQRTLRMENFYRHVRRDHDFLMEGGEPAGGTWNLDHENRRPPPRGARTLGAPAPYRPREDAIDEEVRNDLDRWERDGDVSFVGRDGPRMFPADRRQALAALRRFLDHRLAGFGAYEDAVLAADGTMSHSLLSTSLNLGLLDPAECVEGAQAVWRAGGAPLNSVEGFVRQVAGWREYVWHLYWYFGEEYRTSNALGHTAALPRWWQELDADAVSARCLATALRQVRDTGWTHHIPRLMVLGSYALQRGWDPAAVTDWFHRSFVDGYDWVMLPNVVGMSQYADGGRMTTKPYTSGGAYIDRMSDLCGPCPYRPDRRVGEEACPFTAGYWAFLHRHRDRLARNHRMAQPVRGLDRLRDLPGLLEQERGRGAGPP, from the coding sequence ATGACCGACGCGCACTGGCTCTTCGGGGACCAGCTCGGCCCCTCCTTCCTGGAACCCGGCGACCGCGGCCCGGCCCGCGACGCCCCCGTGGTGCTGATCGAGGCCCGGTCCGTCTTCCGCCGCCGCCGCTTCCACCGGGCCAAGGCCCACCTGGTCCTGTCGGCCATGCGGCACCGCGCCGCCGAACTCGGTGACCGGGTGACGTACGTACGGGCGGACACCTACGCGGAGGGACTGCGGAAGGCCGTGGGCGACGGCCGGGTGACGGTGCACCACCCGACCTCGCGGGCCGCGCTGCGTCTCGTCCGCTCGCTCGGCAACGTGACCGTGCTGCCGCCGCGCGGGTTCCTGGTGAGCCCCGAGCAGTTCGCCGCGTGGGCGGACGGCCAGCGCACGCTCCGCATGGAGAACTTCTACCGGCACGTCCGGCGGGACCACGACTTCCTGATGGAGGGCGGCGAACCGGCCGGCGGCACCTGGAACCTCGACCACGAGAACCGCCGCCCACCACCGCGCGGAGCCCGCACACTGGGCGCCCCCGCGCCGTACCGCCCACGTGAGGACGCGATCGACGAGGAGGTCCGGAACGACCTCGACCGCTGGGAACGCGACGGAGACGTCTCCTTCGTGGGCCGCGACGGCCCCCGGATGTTCCCGGCCGACCGACGGCAGGCGCTCGCCGCCCTGCGGCGCTTCCTGGACCACCGGCTCGCCGGTTTCGGCGCCTACGAGGACGCCGTGCTCGCCGCCGACGGCACCATGAGCCACAGCCTGTTGTCGACCTCCCTCAACCTGGGCCTGCTCGACCCGGCCGAGTGCGTCGAGGGGGCGCAGGCCGTCTGGCGGGCGGGCGGCGCCCCGCTGAACTCGGTGGAGGGGTTCGTCCGGCAGGTCGCCGGCTGGCGCGAGTACGTGTGGCACCTCTACTGGTACTTCGGCGAGGAGTACCGCACGAGCAACGCCCTCGGGCACACCGCCGCACTCCCCCGCTGGTGGCAGGAGCTGGACGCGGACGCGGTGTCGGCCCGGTGCCTGGCGACGGCGCTGCGCCAGGTCCGGGACACGGGCTGGACCCACCACATCCCCCGCCTGATGGTCCTGGGCAGCTACGCGCTCCAGCGCGGCTGGGACCCGGCCGCCGTCACCGACTGGTTCCACCGCAGCTTCGTCGACGGCTACGACTGGGTCATGCTGCCCAACGTCGTCGGCATGTCGCAGTACGCGGACGGCGGCCGCATGACGACCAAGCCCTACACCTCGGGGGGCGCCTACATAGACCGCATGAGCGACCTCTGCGGGCCCTGCCCCTACCGCCCGGACCGACGGGTCGGCGAGGAGGCGTGCCCGTTCACGGCCGGGTACTGGGCCTTCCTCCACCGGCACCGCGACCGCCTCGCCCGCAACCACCGCATGGCGCAGCCGGTACGGGGCCTCGACCGGCTGCGGGATCTGCCCGGCCTCCTGGAGCAGGAGCGGGGGCGGGGGGCGGGGCCGCCCTGA
- a CDS encoding SDR family oxidoreductase, with protein MHRSPEPRGRVVVITGAARGLGAGLARLLAARGMRVALLGREHSRLAAVAETLGTETHIVEVDVTDDSGMERAAEEVTRILGPPSVVIANAGVAEGGPFESSDPDTWRRVVEVNLVGSAITARAFLPGLRATRGYFLQVASTAAFGAAPMMSAYCASKAGAEAFARSLRAEVAHLGVGVGVAYLHWTDTDMVRDVDRHTVLRELRGHMPAPARRVYPVDQVASWLVRGIERRRASVYAPPWLRLAQAGRPFFPLAVDLLSRRELPRLLRENSFEQTGLLGTGGHIEEKLIDRSAARAASRPGRGE; from the coding sequence ATGCATCGTTCCCCGGAACCCCGAGGCCGTGTCGTGGTCATCACCGGCGCCGCCCGAGGGCTGGGCGCCGGCCTGGCGCGACTGCTGGCCGCGCGCGGCATGCGCGTGGCCCTCCTGGGGCGGGAGCATTCCAGGCTCGCCGCCGTGGCCGAGACGCTCGGCACCGAGACCCACATCGTGGAGGTCGACGTCACCGACGACTCGGGCATGGAGCGGGCCGCCGAGGAGGTGACGCGGATCCTCGGCCCGCCGTCGGTCGTCATCGCCAACGCGGGCGTCGCGGAGGGCGGCCCCTTCGAGAGCTCCGACCCCGACACCTGGCGCCGGGTCGTGGAGGTCAACCTGGTCGGCAGCGCGATCACCGCGCGCGCCTTCCTGCCGGGGCTGCGGGCCACCCGCGGGTACTTCCTCCAGGTCGCCTCCACCGCCGCCTTCGGCGCGGCCCCGATGATGAGCGCGTACTGCGCGTCCAAGGCGGGCGCCGAGGCGTTCGCCCGCTCCCTGAGGGCCGAGGTGGCCCACCTGGGCGTCGGCGTGGGCGTGGCCTACCTGCACTGGACCGATACGGACATGGTCCGCGACGTCGACCGTCACACGGTCCTGCGCGAACTCCGCGGGCACATGCCCGCCCCCGCCCGCCGCGTGTATCCGGTGGACCAGGTCGCGTCCTGGCTGGTGCGGGGGATCGAGCGGCGCCGTGCCTCCGTCTACGCCCCTCCCTGGCTCCGGCTCGCCCAGGCCGGGCGGCCGTTCTTCCCCCTGGCGGTGGACCTGCTCTCCCGCCGCGAGCTTCCCCGGCTCCTGAGGGAGAACTCGTTCGAGCAGACCGGTCTGCTCGGCACGGGCGGCCACATCGAGGAGAAGCTGATCGACCGCTCGGCCGCCCGGGCGGCGAGCCGTCCCGGCCGAGGCGAGTGA
- a CDS encoding anti-sigma factor — protein sequence MTRQHHSDLHALTAAYALHALDPVERDGFATHLTHCEDCRREVSGFEATAARLAASVGRTPPEPLKRRTLAAVEGVRQLPPHVRAVGPTAGLTRSVRRRAVPLALAASLAAAASFAGLAAWQHVQNEDARQQARQAQERLEAVSGVLAAPDARTVHGRTTNGAVTTVVSSGRQNRAVFTATGLPVPAEGHTYQLWLDHEGTMRPAGFIDADGTVLLDGDPADATGVGLTLEPAGGSVRPTTRPLLLLALPA from the coding sequence GTGACCCGGCAGCACCACTCCGACCTCCACGCGCTGACGGCCGCGTACGCCCTGCACGCCCTCGACCCCGTGGAACGGGACGGGTTCGCCACCCACCTCACGCACTGCGAGGACTGCCGCAGGGAGGTGAGCGGATTCGAGGCGACCGCCGCGCGGCTCGCGGCCTCCGTCGGCCGGACGCCGCCGGAGCCCCTCAAGCGGCGGACGCTCGCCGCCGTCGAGGGCGTACGCCAGCTGCCGCCCCACGTGCGGGCCGTCGGCCCGACGGCGGGCCTGACCCGGTCGGTCAGGCGCAGGGCGGTCCCGCTCGCGCTCGCCGCGAGCCTGGCCGCCGCCGCGTCCTTCGCCGGCCTCGCCGCCTGGCAGCACGTGCAGAACGAGGACGCCCGGCAGCAGGCCCGGCAGGCCCAGGAACGACTGGAGGCCGTGAGCGGGGTGCTGGCCGCGCCCGACGCGCGGACCGTGCACGGGCGGACCACCAACGGCGCGGTGACCACGGTCGTCTCGTCGGGCCGGCAGAACCGGGCGGTGTTCACGGCCACCGGGCTTCCGGTCCCGGCGGAGGGCCACACGTACCAGCTGTGGCTCGACCACGAGGGAACCATGCGGCCCGCCGGGTTCATCGACGCCGACGGCACGGTCCTCCTCGACGGCGACCCGGCAGACGCGACGGGCGTGGGGCTCACCCTCGAACCGGCAGGGGGGTCGGTGCGGCCCACCACCCGGCCCCTGCTCCTGCTGGCCCTCCCGGCCTGA
- the sigK gene encoding ECF RNA polymerase sigma factor SigK: MREVARGDRQAFSTLYDALSPLVFGIVLRVVRDRAQSEEVTQEVMIELWRQAARYEPTAGSVTTWAATIAHRRAVDRVRSAQAAYDREQAQAAREHTTAFDEVAEQVETRLESERVRRCLRGLTELQREAVTLAYYQGLTYREVAQSLGTPLPTVKTRMRDGLIRLRDCMGVTS; this comes from the coding sequence ATGCGGGAGGTCGCCAGGGGCGACAGGCAGGCGTTCTCCACGCTCTACGACGCCCTCTCCCCGCTGGTCTTCGGCATCGTCCTGCGCGTGGTGCGCGACCGGGCCCAGTCCGAGGAGGTCACCCAGGAGGTCATGATCGAGCTGTGGCGCCAGGCCGCCCGGTACGAGCCGACGGCCGGAAGCGTGACGACCTGGGCGGCGACGATCGCCCACCGGCGGGCCGTCGACCGCGTGCGCTCGGCCCAGGCCGCGTACGACCGGGAGCAGGCCCAGGCGGCGCGGGAGCACACCACCGCCTTCGACGAGGTCGCCGAGCAGGTGGAGACCCGGCTGGAGAGCGAGCGGGTACGCCGTTGCCTGCGCGGACTGACCGAACTCCAGCGCGAGGCCGTGACCCTCGCCTACTACCAGGGCCTGACCTATCGCGAGGTCGCCCAGAGCCTGGGGACCCCGCTTCCGACCGTCAAGACACGCATGCGCGACGGACTGATCCGCCTCCGCGACTGCATGGGGGTGACCTCGTGA
- a CDS encoding RNA polymerase sigma factor — MTAPRPTGATAPAPPTTVVHTDTATDTTTPVGAADDTATDDRIARGLVDGDEHCLAVAYQRWGRLVQTLAARALGDPREAEDVTQQVFVAAWRGRANFRPERGSLPAWITGIARRKIADALTARTRRIELAASLGASLERESQSHDEPERVLDRLVVTEELSRLPHVQRDVLELAFFADLTQTQIADRTGMPLGTVKSHARRGLQRMRRSLELAGAGMGR, encoded by the coding sequence ATGACCGCACCCCGGCCGACCGGAGCCACTGCCCCCGCCCCTCCCACGACAGTCGTCCACACGGACACCGCCACGGACACCACCACCCCCGTCGGTGCCGCCGACGACACCGCAACCGACGACCGGATCGCCCGGGGCCTGGTCGACGGCGACGAGCACTGCCTGGCCGTCGCCTACCAGCGCTGGGGCCGCCTGGTGCAGACCCTCGCGGCCCGCGCCCTGGGTGACCCCCGGGAGGCGGAGGACGTCACCCAGCAGGTGTTCGTCGCCGCCTGGCGCGGCCGGGCCAACTTCCGTCCCGAACGGGGCAGTCTGCCCGCCTGGATCACCGGCATCGCCCGGCGCAAGATCGCCGACGCCCTGACCGCCCGCACGCGGCGGATCGAACTCGCCGCGAGCCTCGGCGCGTCCCTGGAGCGCGAGAGCCAGTCGCACGACGAGCCCGAGCGCGTCCTCGACCGGCTGGTCGTCACCGAGGAGCTGTCCCGGCTGCCGCACGTGCAGCGGGACGTCCTCGAACTCGCCTTCTTCGCGGACCTGACCCAGACCCAGATCGCCGACCGGACCGGCATGCCGCTCGGCACGGTCAAGAGCCACGCCCGCCGCGGTCTCCAGCGCATGCGGCGCAGCCTCGAACTGGCCGGCGCCGGCATGGGCCGCTGA
- a CDS encoding NAD(P)/FAD-dependent oxidoreductase, translated as MNGRSVAVVGAGVAGLTAAHYLSRTHDVVLYEADDRLGGHAHTHELPAAEGGTVRVDTGFIVHNERTYPQLLRLFRELDVATQDAEMSMSVRCDGCGLEYAGARGLRGLLGGGNVRRREHLLTLAHVPRFHRAARGLLAADDMTLTLGGFLRAHRFSAHFVSHFAIPLVSSVWSCAPDTALRYPAVYLFRFLDHHGLLSVTGSPQWKTVTGGSAAYVERLAKSIPSVRIDTAVRAVTRGDGRATVVTTDGASAEHAAVVLAVHPDQALRLLADPTEQERRVLGAFTYSRNPTVLHRDTSLLPRSPHARASWNYLLPSCTARPGSVQVSYDMNRLQRLRTREPHVVTLNPGDRVDPSTVLSRMTYEHPVYTPESVAAQRLLPTLRTPVTAYAGAYHGWGFHEDGCRSGVEAARHLGART; from the coding sequence ATGAACGGACGCAGCGTCGCCGTGGTGGGGGCGGGGGTGGCGGGCCTCACCGCCGCCCACTACCTGTCCCGGACGCACGACGTGGTGCTGTACGAGGCGGACGACCGGCTCGGCGGCCACGCGCACACCCACGAACTGCCCGCCGCGGAGGGCGGGACGGTCCGCGTGGACACCGGCTTCATCGTCCACAACGAACGCACCTACCCCCAGCTCCTGCGTCTCTTCCGCGAGTTGGACGTCGCCACGCAGGACGCCGAGATGAGCATGTCCGTGCGCTGCGACGGCTGCGGCCTGGAGTACGCGGGCGCGCGCGGTCTCCGCGGCCTGCTCGGCGGGGGCAACGTCCGGCGGCGCGAGCACCTGCTGACCCTCGCCCACGTGCCCCGGTTCCACCGTGCCGCCCGCGGCCTGCTCGCCGCCGACGACATGACCCTCACGCTCGGCGGTTTCCTCCGCGCCCACCGCTTCTCCGCCCACTTCGTCAGCCACTTCGCGATCCCGCTCGTCTCCTCCGTCTGGTCCTGCGCCCCCGACACGGCGCTGCGCTACCCGGCCGTGTACCTCTTCCGCTTCCTCGACCACCACGGGCTCCTCTCCGTGACCGGATCCCCCCAGTGGAAGACCGTCACCGGTGGCTCCGCCGCATACGTCGAACGCCTCGCCAAGTCGATCCCCTCCGTACGGATCGACACCGCGGTGCGCGCCGTGACCCGGGGAGACGGCCGCGCCACGGTCGTCACCACGGACGGCGCGTCGGCCGAACACGCCGCCGTCGTCCTCGCGGTCCACCCCGACCAGGCCCTGCGGCTGCTCGCCGACCCCACCGAGCAGGAACGGCGGGTCCTCGGCGCGTTCACGTACTCCCGCAACCCGACCGTCCTGCACCGCGACACGAGCCTGCTGCCGCGCTCGCCCCACGCCCGGGCCTCCTGGAACTACCTCCTGCCGTCCTGCACCGCCCGCCCGGGCTCCGTGCAGGTCAGCTACGACATGAACCGGCTCCAGCGGCTCCGCACCCGCGAGCCGCACGTCGTCACCCTCAACCCCGGCGACCGCGTCGACCCCTCGACGGTGCTGTCCCGCATGACGTACGAACACCCCGTCTACACCCCGGAGTCGGTGGCCGCCCAGCGGCTGCTGCCGACCCTGCGCACGCCCGTCACCGCCTACGCCGGCGCGTACCACGGCTGGGGCTTCCACGAGGACGGCTGCCGCTCGGGTGTCGAGGCCGCCCGTCACCTGGGAGCCCGGACATGA
- a CDS encoding class I SAM-dependent methyltransferase: MTLSSPLPATHDVRGGRVEVDPDRWPDVARAPHASAVRTAVARRIIGRALARLPLRTETAGGTTAVPAPRDGDAGAAPTLTLHDPEAFHRRIASDGLIGFGESYMAGEWDADDLVGVLTVLARHVDELVPAPLHRLRGAWVRRRPRADLNTPDGSRENIRRHYDLSNELFALFLDPGLSYSSAVFDPLPSASGVLSDAAFTAAQHRKIDRLLDLAETGPGTELLEIGTGWGELAIRAAARGARVRTVTLSEEQLALARDRVARAGFADRVTVELLDYRAVRGRYDAVVSVEMIEAVGAEFWPDYFAALRRLLAPGGRVALQAITMPHERMLATARTHTWISKYVFPGGLIPSPEAIARESAAAGLRITHDTGFGGHYAETLRQWRARFRHEEAAVEALGFDRIFRRMWEFYLAWSEAGFRAHYLDVRQLRLVADDTGSASSSSSSADRYGETP; encoded by the coding sequence GTGACCCTCTCGTCCCCACTGCCCGCCACCCACGACGTCCGCGGGGGCCGCGTCGAGGTCGACCCCGACCGCTGGCCGGACGTCGCCCGCGCCCCGCACGCCTCCGCCGTGCGCACCGCCGTGGCGCGCCGCATCATCGGACGCGCGCTCGCCCGGCTGCCCCTGCGGACCGAGACGGCCGGCGGCACCACCGCCGTCCCGGCGCCGCGGGACGGCGACGCCGGCGCCGCACCGACGCTCACGCTGCACGACCCCGAGGCATTCCACCGGCGGATCGCCTCGGACGGGCTGATCGGCTTCGGGGAGTCGTACATGGCCGGCGAGTGGGACGCCGACGACCTCGTGGGCGTCCTCACCGTCCTCGCCCGTCACGTCGACGAGCTCGTCCCCGCCCCGCTGCACCGCCTCAGGGGAGCCTGGGTGCGGCGCAGGCCGCGCGCCGACCTCAACACCCCCGACGGGTCCCGCGAGAACATCCGCCGTCACTACGACCTCTCCAATGAGCTCTTCGCCCTCTTCCTCGACCCCGGACTCAGCTACTCGTCGGCCGTCTTCGACCCCCTCCCCAGCGCCTCCGGGGTCCTCTCCGACGCGGCCTTCACCGCCGCCCAGCACCGCAAGATCGACCGGCTCCTCGACCTGGCGGAGACCGGCCCGGGCACCGAGCTCCTGGAGATCGGCACCGGCTGGGGCGAACTCGCGATCCGCGCCGCGGCCCGCGGGGCCCGAGTCCGCACCGTCACGCTCTCCGAGGAGCAGCTCGCCCTCGCGCGGGACCGCGTCGCCCGGGCCGGCTTCGCCGACCGCGTGACCGTCGAACTCCTCGACTACCGGGCCGTACGGGGCCGGTACGACGCCGTCGTCAGCGTCGAGATGATCGAGGCCGTCGGCGCCGAGTTCTGGCCCGACTACTTCGCCGCGCTCCGCCGCCTCCTCGCCCCCGGCGGCCGGGTCGCGCTCCAGGCCATCACGATGCCGCACGAACGGATGCTCGCGACCGCCCGCACCCACACCTGGATCAGCAAGTACGTCTTCCCCGGCGGCCTCATCCCCTCGCCGGAGGCCATCGCCCGCGAGTCCGCCGCCGCCGGACTGCGCATCACCCACGACACCGGCTTCGGCGGCCACTACGCGGAGACCCTCCGCCAGTGGCGCGCCCGCTTCCGGCACGAGGAGGCGGCCGTCGAGGCCCTCGGCTTCGACCGGATCTTCCGCCGCATGTGGGAGTTCTACCTCGCCTGGTCCGAGGCCGGGTTCCGCGCCCACTACCTCGACGTCCGCCAGCTCCGGCTCGTCGCCGACGACACGGGCTCGGCCTCCTCCTCTTCCTCCTCGGCCGACCGGTACGGGGAGACGCCGTGA
- a CDS encoding DUF1295 domain-containing protein produces the protein MLVAFAVGTARRLHRIVDVAWGIAFAAVASVSWFLADGHGDDVRRSLVALATVVWGLRLAAHIARRGRGHGEDPRYARMLARARGNPALYALGKVYLLQGALVWLVSLPVQFAVLTPRPPDATLYLGLAVWAAGVACEAVGDHQLARFKSDPANRGRVMDRGLWSWTRHPNYFGDFLVWWGLYLTACATWQTALLSLVSPLVMSGLLIWGSGKRLLEAHMRDRPGYAEYRARTSGFVPLPPRPRRPGTPGPPRP, from the coding sequence ATGCTGGTGGCCTTCGCCGTCGGCACCGCCCGGCGGCTGCACCGAATCGTCGACGTCGCCTGGGGCATCGCCTTCGCCGCCGTCGCGTCGGTGTCCTGGTTCCTGGCGGACGGCCACGGCGACGACGTCCGGCGGAGCCTCGTCGCGCTCGCGACCGTCGTCTGGGGACTGCGGCTCGCCGCCCACATCGCCCGCCGGGGGCGCGGCCACGGGGAGGACCCCCGGTACGCGCGCATGCTCGCCCGCGCCCGCGGCAACCCCGCCCTCTACGCCTTGGGGAAGGTGTACCTGCTCCAGGGCGCCCTCGTCTGGCTGGTCTCGCTGCCCGTCCAGTTCGCGGTCCTGACGCCCCGGCCACCGGACGCGACCTTGTACCTGGGGCTCGCCGTCTGGGCGGCCGGAGTCGCCTGCGAGGCGGTGGGGGACCACCAGCTCGCCCGCTTCAAGTCGGACCCGGCCAACCGGGGGCGCGTCATGGACCGGGGCCTGTGGAGCTGGACCCGTCACCCGAACTACTTCGGTGACTTCCTGGTGTGGTGGGGGCTGTACCTGACGGCCTGCGCCACCTGGCAGACCGCCCTGCTCTCCCTGGTCTCCCCGCTCGTCATGAGCGGCCTCCTCATCTGGGGCAGCGGCAAACGGCTCCTGGAGGCCCACATGCGGGACCGGCCGGGCTACGCGGAGTACCGGGCCCGGACGAGCGGCTTCGTCCCCCTGCCGCCCCGCCCGCGGCGGCCGGGGACGCCGGGGCCGCCCCGTCCCTGA